Part of the bacterium genome is shown below.
AGCGCGGCATCGGCCGCTATGTGATCGCCACGGTCAGCCGTCTCCTGCGTTTAGGCTCCATGCACGACTTCGTGCTGCTAGCAGAACCGGGAATCGCTCCGGACGAAGAACTTTACAGAGAGTTTGCGAGTCCTAACGCGAGCTTCCGCGCGATGGGCGCTGGCTGTGACGTTGACCTGGATGTATTTCTGCTGACTGACCCGTCGCCGATGCTCGCCGGACGGCGAACTGCTGCTCTGCCGATCGTCCGCTGTCCCTGGATTTCGATCATCTACGATTTCATTCCGCTTGAGTTTCCCGATCTGTATCTACGCGGCAGTCTTCAACTCGTAGATGAGTACTTGGAGAATATCGAGACCGTCGCCGCTCGCTGCGAACGCGTCTTTCCGATTTCCAATTACGTCGGAATCCAGTGCACAAACTATCTGGACTTGCCCGCAGAACGTGTCACCCCGATTTTTGGCGGTGTTGACAATTTCTTCTTTGATGTGGCAGCGGCTGACCAATCTGGACAGCGCTCTGCACCCTACTTCTTGTATGTTGGCGGGGCCGACGCTCGCAAAAACGTGCCGCGCTTGATTGACGCGTTCGCGCACGCGACTCGACAACTGCCTGCTGATACGCAATTGCTGTTCGTCGGCGAAATGAACGATGTCAAGACGCGCGACACACTGAATGCCCTGGGTGCGAATTTCCTTGCCGATAGAGTGATTGGTTTGGGTTCAAGGTCCGACGAGGAATTGCGCGCGCTGTACGCTAATGCATTGGCGACCGTGTTTGTATCCCTGAGCGAGGGACTTGGCCTGCCGGCACTTGAGGCAATGGCCGCCGGGTGCCCAGTTATTTCCTCAAACACGTCCGCATTAGGCGAAACGGTTGGCGACGTCGGATTGCTTGTGAATCCGAACTCAACTGAAGAAATTAGTGCGGCCATGCTGCGAATGTCATGTGACATGTCCCTGCGTGAGTCGTTGAGTCGCCGCGGCGTGGCGCACGCGCGTGGATGGACGTGGGATGACGTCGCCAACAAGATCCTCGCTGAATTGCCAAAGCACGCCGTGCGTCTATCCGCGCGGCGGCGGACATCGCGGAAACTTCGCGTGGCAATGATAAATCGCGCCAACGTGTGGGATGCGCAAGGCGGTGATACCCGTGTCATGCTGCAAATGCAGCGCGCGGCGCAGATGTCGGACATAGAAGTCTTCTTCCCTGAGACGGACGAGCAGACTGTTGCCGCAGATATCATTCACGTGGTCAACATGACGTTGCCGCGGCTGATGCAGCACGCGTTGACATTAGCTGAGCAATCAGGCAAGCCGCTCGTCGTCACAACGCTGTTCGAAGACTGGCCGCGCTACTTAAACGCTTCGCATGAGGCCTTTGCCGTTTATCATGCCTGTCGCGCGGGTCGTCTTCCCCGGGAAGAATTGCAGACGGTGCTTAGCCGTATCGGCCGGGGTGCCGTGGCTCCGCAGGCTGCACAGCATGATGTTCGAGGTGTGGCGCGATTTCTGGCGTGCAGCGCGAGTGAAGCCGCCCGCTTGGCCGAGGCCTTTCCTGCCAGCGCCGATCGTATCCGAGTGGTGCCCTTCGAGGTTGAGGCACCGCTGGCGGCTGAAGACAAGACACTCGCATCTTTGCGAGGTGCGCTTGGATTGGAGGAGTACATTCTATGTATCGGTCGCCTGGAAACACGCAAGAATCAACTGGCATTGCAGGCCGCGCTGGAGCATGATGACATTGCCATCGTCTACGCGGCAGGAGGATACTCGCCGCAGCCTGAGTATGCGAACACTGTCAAGGCCTGGCCGCGCCGAGGTGTAACCAAGACGCTGGATCGGATGCCGTGGCATCTGATGTCCGCTCTGATTCGCGGCGCCGCGGCGCACGCTCTGCCGAGCTTCTATGAGCTGCCGGGGCTCGTACACCTCGAATGTGCCGCTGCCGGCGTTCCGATAGTCGCGGCGGATTGGGGTGCGCTGCCCGATTACCTGCCAGCAGAAGCGTTTCATGTTTGCGATCCACTGGACCTTGATTCGATTCGTGTTGCAGTGAGCGATGCGATGTCGAACACGCCATCGCCGGCAATCGCTGAAAGTGCCGCGGCATTCTCCAGCGAACGGCTGGCCGACCGATTGCAAACGGTCTACGACGAAGTGATGAATGAGTTTAACAATACTGGAAAACGAGACCAGCGCGCAGCACGTGCGCTTAAATCTCCCTTTGTTCCCGGAGGAACTTATGCCGCTGTCTGAAAATGCATATCAGTACGACGTGTCCATCGTCATCCCCGTTTTCAATCGCCGTGATTTAACGGAGCGCTGCCTGGAAGCCATCGCGCGCAGTTCCAACCACGCGTCCTATGAGGTCATTGTGATAAACAACGGCTCTACGGATGACACGGCGCAGCTCTTGTCGAGCATCGAAGGCGACATGACCGTGATAACCAACAAGACCAACGAAGGGTTCGCGGCGGCCTGTAATCGCGGTGCGCGTTTGGCGACCGGACGTTATCTGCTCCTGTTGAACAATGACACAGAAGTCTCCGACGACTATCTTGACAATATGCTCGCAGCTGCAAACGCTCAGGACAAGTGCGGCGCGGTCGGCACGAAGCTGCTCTATGCAAATGGTCGCGTTCAGCATGCTGGGATCGCTTTTAATCAAGATGGCACCCCTTACCACATCTTCCAGAATTTCGCAGCCGATCACCCGGCTGTCACGACATCGCGCATGATGCAAGCCGTCACTGCAGCCTGCATGCTCGTTAGCCGGGAGGTCTACAATCAATTTGGCGGCTTTGACTCAGGCTATCGCAATGGATTTGAAGACATTGATTTCTGCCTGCGCCTGACAGAGCAAGGTTATCGCAATTACTATTGCGCCGATTGCGAGATCCTGCACCACGAGGAGTCAAGTCCTGGTCGCAAGGATAATGATCGCGAGAACTTGCAACGATTCAACGCGCGCTGGGCGGCGACGATTATTCCCGACGAAGAGCGTTATCTGGCCGAGTTTAATCTGCGCCTCGTGTGGGGAGCGCAAGGCGGACGTTACGAATCACTAACCGGCGACCAGACCGGCGGCAATCCGGATACGCCGTTGGACATCGCGTCGCTGCTGGATCGTGCGCAGAAGAAGTACTTGGAAGGAAGGCACGATGATGCCGCGACCATATTGCATACAATTGTTGAACGCAAAATGACCTTTGCGCGCGACGACGAGTTTGAAACGTGGCAACTGCTCGGCAACTGCATGGCACGATTGAATCGCGCGGCTGAGGCGGAGACGGCGTTCATTCACGCAGCCGAAGTAAACAACGAATCCGAACGTCCGTTCTTGGGCCTGGGTTCCGTGGCGTTAATGCAGGAAAATTGGACCGCGGCGCAATACGGTTTCCTTGCGGCCTTAACTCGTAAGCCTGCCGCACCACGCGCGGAGTTTGGTTTGGGCATCAGTTTGGCCGCCCGGGGACGCCACAATGAAGCCTTGAAGCACTTTCAGCAGGTCGTCGCGGCCGATGCTCGCAACAGCGAGGCCGTCTTCTATTTATATAGATCCGCGCTCGAAGTCGGTCAGCCTGATGCAGCGATCAGTGCGTTGTCGTCCTACTTGGAGCAATTCCCCAATGATGCTGACTTCTGGTTCCATCTGGCCGGCGCACTGTGGAAGAACGGATCTCCCGATGACGCCATTGAAGCATGTGAGCGCGTACTGGACTTGAATCCGCAGCACGCTGATGCGCAAAGTACGTTAGAATACATGGAAAGCCGTGTCGGAGCAACGGCCTAATCTACTTGTCTTGCAGTGGGCGCGATTGGGAGACTTATTCCATTCGCGCCCGGCAATGGCAGCGGCGTGGCGCGAGTGGCGTCCCGCGCGCTTGGTCATGTGTTGTGATGCAGCGTATGAGTCAATTGCCCGCGAGTTTCCTGAAGTCGATGATGTTCTGCCGATTGACTTTCGAATCCTGACATCCGTACTACGAGGAGACACTGATCTGCCGGATGCAATGTCCGAAATGCTTCGCATTGTGGGCGCGTCGCAGTCCTTTGACATTGTTCTCAATCTGACGAATCACGGCGCGGCATGGCAGTTTGCGAAAAGCACCGGAGCCGCGCGTTGTCTTGGCTACGGTGCGGCAGGCAGTCAAGACCACAATGACGGCGGCTTTGGAAGTCCGGGTCTGCCATTTGGCCCGCAACACATTTCATCAGTCTGGTCGGCCTTCATAGTCAACGCCAATCAGCCGGTGCCGCGCAGTCTTAACACCTCGCGGAGCGTTCCGTCCAAGAGCGATGTGGCCATTCTGTGTGACGCGGGAGAGAGCGAGCGCGATCTCACCGCGGATCTGTTGGATCGCATCATTGAAGCGGTTCAACGCGCAGGGATCGGCACCATCACTCTGCTTGGTGCGCGCTCTGCGAACAACACTTTCAGTACGCTTGGCTGCCTGCGTGATCTGCGAGGTCAAACTTCGCTATTGGACCTAAAACGCGAGCTCGGCAACTCGGTCGCGGTAATCGGACCGGATACTGGCGGCCTGCACTTTGCCGCTGCTCTGGGAAAACCGGTGTTTGGAATCTACCTTGCGGGCGCGAGAGAACAGCTCACAGGCCCACTTAGTCATCGCTGTCACTGTTTGCAAGCAATGACAGCAGCAGAACTGACGCCAGTGATTCAGGACGAGCTTGACGCGTGGTTAATGAAACTTTCAACGTCGACGACCTTGGACCATATTGCCGCTACAAGTGACGCATGGTCAATGGACGTCAGCATTGTCATCCCCGAGCACGCACAGACATACTATGCCGACGTGCTGCTTCGTCAACTGGCGCAGTGGCGGCCGACGCTGCGCGCGGAAGTCATCGTCGTCAGCGGCGGACTCGATTCGCTTGATCTGTCCCACGCCCGTGCAAGAAGCCTGGTCGTAGTGGACGCGCAGTGCGAGGTGCGCACGTTTGCGCAAGCCTGCAATCGCGGTTCGTTGATGGCTCGCGGCGCGTGGTTACTCTTTCTGAACGACGACTGCGAACTGACTCTTGAAAATCTCGATCAGCTCCTGTCTGAACGAGTTTCTGGGAAAATCAGCGGACCGCGTCTGCGTGACTGGGATGGTGAATTGCAAGCCGCTGGCTTTCACGTTTCGCGCCGCGGTGTTGTCGAGCGCGGCGGAGCAGGCGAGCAATGTGAACTCGACGGGGGCCACGTACACGGGTTGTCAGCCGCAGCAATGCTCATTGAGCATGATCTGTTCGACGATCTCGGTGGCTTCGCCGATTGTTACCGCAACGGGTACGAAGATGTGGACCTGTGCTTGCGCGCAAGTGAACGCGGGATTGCCATGCATGTGGCGAATGCCGATATCATGCATTATCGCGGTTCGGCGCCGGACCGCTATCAAGCAGATAACAGCAATGCTGCGACTTTGCGAAATCGTTGGGAGGACCGCTTGAGGGGCGATGCATCAGCCATCGCTATTCAGAATGGCGTGGGTTGCCCAATTGTGATCCTCTCCGACGAGCACCCGCATAGCGCCGGCGCGGTCTTGCGATGGCGCTCGCCATTGACGAAGATTGGTTTGCGCGAAAATCGCGACTTCGTGTGGCTGCACGCTATAACCGAAAACACCGCGCAAGTCGCCGGTATCCTCGGTGAGGCCAAAGTGCTCGTCGTGTTTCGCTCTATCAGCGATCCGGCACTGCGGGAATTAGTCCTGACGACTCAGCGTCAACGAAATCTCACTCTGTGTTTTGACGCCGACGACATTCTGCTTGACCGCTTTCCAGCCGGAAGCCGACGATCGGTGTTGCGCGCGGACTTCGAACGCGGCGTCCGCGAGATCGCCGCTGCCGCCACTACTGTAACAGCTCCCAACGCCGCAATCCTCGCGAATCTTACGGTGCGAGCGTCGCGGACACATGTCATCCCGTCGCTGTCGATGTCCGAGCACTTCTCGAAACCGCTGCTCTCTAACGATGCGAGCTGCACGCGAATAGGATATGCAGGCGGAAAGGCGCATGCTTTGGATCTTGCGCTGGTCACTCCTGTAATCGAAGATATCCTTGAGCAGAATGAACGCACGTTCTTCTATTGGTGGGGCGCTCATCCCGGACCCATTGCGTACCATCCTCAAGTGCGCCGCGGCGGAAGCTGGCAATCGAATTACATGCGGCATCTTGCCCGGCTCACTCGGGCGCCGATTGATCTTTGGCTCGTGCCTCTGGCCGAATCGAGATCCAATGCTGCGCGTTCACCGATCAAGGCATACGAATACATCGGTGCAATGCGTCCCTGCCTTTTTTCACAAGTGTCACCTTTCAGCGACCTACTGAGTGATAGTGCGCCGGGGCTGTTGGTAGAGAACACGCATGCGGCGTGGCGATCAGCCATAGAGTCATGGCTGTTCTCGAGCGACCGGAGTCGTAGGCTGGAGCAGTTACTGGCGGCGCGGACACGAATCCAGCTAGCGTCGCAAGATACCTCTGCTTACGAAAGTTTCACTGGAAATATGCTCAAGACGCGCCGCGAATCGCTTGCCGATCATGTGGTAATGGCATGAATCAATTTGTGCTTAAACGAGCGGAGAGCGGTGAGTGGACCGCCATGCACAAGGAGACAGGAGTACTCGTGCATAGCGCCGTGTCACCGCAAAGCGAAGCCGAGCGTGCGGCCTTGAGCATTCAGGCCCTCAGTGACGATCCGGTCATCTTGATCGGCGTTGGCCTTGGCTATTTGGCGCGCGAGCTCGCCAGTCGAGGAATGTCAATTCAATGCTATGAGCCATTTGCTGACCTCACACTGCATCTCGAAACTGCGCAGTTGCAGTCAGGCGACGCCGGCGAAGTCTTCAGCGGCCTTGAATTGCTTGCGGATGCTACATCTGGTGTTGGTACCGGTAAACGCACAATCATCGCACCTTACGTTCTTGCACTGCAATCCTATCTACCGCAGCCGCTTCGCGAGTTGATCGCGGAAAAGCATGTTCTGACGCAGTCACGCAAGAAGTACGCGCCAATTATCAAGCGTAACATTGACGCGAATCTCCTATTGTGGCACAAGCTGCCGAAAATTCAGTTGAGTGCGCATCAATCACCAAAACTTGGCGTGGCTGTTGGCGCCGGGCCTACGCTCACAGCTTGCGTAGAGACGCTGTGCGCCGCGCGCAGCAAATTGCTTTTGGTCGCTGCGTCGGGAGCCGTACCAGCACTGATGTCGGCAGGCATCGAGCCGGATTGGATTGTTGTGTTAGAGTCGAGTGACGCGGCAGAACGTGATCTTGATTTTGTTTCGCCGGCGAGTCGACTTGTGGTCTTTCCCTGGTCACATCCCGCAGCTCTCGAATGTAACCGTGGCTTGGTTTTCGCTGCCGACGAGGACGATCTCCATACGCACAGCGGAACGAGCGGAATTGCCGCAGCCGATCTGGCTTTGAAACTTACCAACCGCGAGCTGTTTTTGGTTGGCATGGAGTTGTCGGATGCGGATGGCGAGTATGCCACAGGTGCGTTGCGTGAAAGCGCCAATGTGGCGCGTTCTGCACCGAAATTCATGGTCATGCGTCATGCGGCGGAGGAGTGGGCCTTGCAAAACGACATGTGCAGCATCATGCAAGTCGTTCCAAGTGGTGTTGCGCCGGTACGGGGAATGGAGCCGGTGCTAGCAGGTGACTTTTCAAACGCTTTGCATTCACGCATCTCAGCACGTATCCAGGCGTCTGTATAAACAATGATTCGACTCACACACACTTCCATGGACATGCGTCTGCCGCAACGCACGATTGTTGTGCCAACACCGCTTTACGGCGGCAGCCTACCGATCGCGTATCACGCGGCATCGGCCTTCGAGCAGTTGGGAAACAATGTGCATGTGCTGCCTTTTGACAGTGCGTACTCGCTTTATGAGTTGTTCGGTGGAGTGGGTGCCATGGCTCCGCGACTTAAGGGGCGGCTTGCCGAGTTGTTGGCGGACTTCGCGTGTGAAACGGCTATTGCCCTGCATGCGGACCTCGTGTGGTACACCGCTCAAAGCCCGGTGACCATTGCTGCATTGCAACGACTTCGCGAGGCCGGTATTACCACCGCGCTCTGGTTCGTTGAAGATGTGCGGCGATTCGACTACTGGCGCCACATCGTAGCTGACTTTGACTGCGTCTATACTATTCAGGTCGGCGACGCTGCAGAGGCACTGCGGCAGCATGGCGCGCGAAAAGTCGTGTACTTGCCGATGGCGGCCAATCCCGCTTTGCATCGACCGCTCACAATCGCTGATGCCGATCGCTTGCGGTACGGTGCTCCGGTGTCGTTTGTTGGCGCAGGATATCCCAACCGTGTCGCGCTGTTCGAGCGTCTGCCCATTCCCGACCTAAAGATCTGGGGCAATGACTGGCCGACAGAGTGGAACAGCCGTCTGCAGGAGAATGGCCGCCGGGTAACGTCTGAAGAGACCGCGCTAATTTACAACGCTTCCAAAATCAACCTGAATCTGCACAGTGCGGTCAATGACGAGCTTCTGATGCGCGGTGACTTCGTCAATCCGCGCACCTTTGAGATTGCCGCCTGCGGGGCGTTTCAACTCGTAAACGACCAAGCGCCATTGGCCGATCTGTTTGATGATAGCGAAGTTGCCGTGGTTCGTTCGCTTCAAGATCTTGTCAGCGCGCTTGAGCGCTTCTCCAAAGACGAGGGAATGCGTTCGGCGATGGCCGAGCGAGCTCGCCAACGTGTGTTGCGCGAGCATACTTATGTTCAGCGGATGCGAGCCGCGCTCGAGGCGTTGTTCCCAAATCATGGAACAGTGGATCGGTCGCCGCAAAAGGCTGCCCGTTCGACGGCACTTTACACCATGCGCGATCTGAAGGATGCGGCTTGGGGCGACGCGGATATGCAGGAATTTCTTTCGCAGTTTGCTGACAACGAGCGTGCGGCGCTTGATACGTTGGTTTCCAAACTTCCCAACGGAACGCGCTCGATGACACGTGCCGAGATGATCGTCCTTCTCATGAAGGAGTTTCGGCAGTGGGGAGTGGACAAAGGAGTCATTGTAGCGTGAAGCGGGCACTGGTCATCGCTATCACCCGGCTCGGCGATCTCATTCAAATCGAGCCGATGCTGCGCGCACTCAAAGCAGCCGGACGCGCCGAGCACATAACCTTGCTGGTGGAGAGATCCTTTGTCGATATCGCATCCGAACTGCCTTCAGCGGATGATCTGCAAGTTGTGGACTTCGCGAAGATTCTCGGTACCCTAAACGGCAGCTCGGGTGTGCTTCCAGTGGCCGACTATATGGCACTGTCACATGCAATCGTGCGTGAAAAGCACGCGACGCTTGTCAACGTTACGCACACTCGACCTTCGATGGTCCTCGCGGCGCTTGCGGGAGAAGATTCCATTGGCGTAACACTTGACCGGGACGGTCATCAAGTCGTGAACAACTCGTGGCTGCAGTATTTCTTCGCGACGAATTTGGCGAGGCCATGGTGCTCCTTCAATCTTGTTGATATCTACGTAAACGCCATTACGCCACAGACGAAGTTCGCTGATCGAAAGCCGCAGCTACTCGACTCGGCGCCCGGACAACGGGCTGTGCGGAGAGACTGGCAGGGTCTGAAAGTGCTGCTGCACGCGGGTGCGTCTCAATCGGATAAGCAATGGCCGGAGCAGTCGTTTGTTCATTTGGCCAAGGCGCTTCTGGACCGCGGCGCGAGCATCGCCCTAATCGGCGCGCGGCGTTTGGAGTCGAATCATCCATTCCCGACGCACGCTCGCTTGCAGGACCTGACGGGCCGAACGTCGGTGCGCGATGTGATTGAGCTATGCCGCCAAGCGGATGTTATGGTGTCCGCGGATTCCGGTCCGGTGCATATTGCGGCGGCGACGCGCTTGCCATTAGTTGTGATCGAGGGCGGATCGGCGCATGCCTTTGAGACGGCGCCCTATGATCTGAACGCGCTTGTACTGCAGCCCCATCTATCGGATGTCACCAAACGCATTCCGAGCAAGTCGGTGACGTCGGCGCCCGCGGAAGTCGTACCGGTTACGGCTGTGCTTGCCGCGCTTGAACTGCGGATGTTCGGCGAGCCCATCGCGTTGCCGACTCGCGAGTACACGATCTATGAAACGCGTGAAGATAGGAACGTTCCCGGGTTGATGCTTGCGCCGGTGGTCGGTACGCATCGCGCTTATGAATCATGGCAACGCAGACTGCGGCGTTTCTGGTCCCAGGCCATCGGCGGTGAAGCGTCGTTGAACGCCAGCGTTGAGGGCGAAATCGCTCGTCTATTTTCGGACTGCGCGCAGCAGGCGCAGCGCGTAAGCAGGGCGGCATCGTCTGTTGCGACGCTGCAAGCGCGCGCCAACGCTTTGTCCGCGGCTGAACGAAAACTACAAGAGCGACTCCTGCGCCAGCCCGCCCTGCATCACGTCGCGCAGTTCCTGCAAATCGCCCGTTCAAGCGTTCAGGGTGACGTGGCGCGGCAGGCCGATGCGTTGGCCGCGCTGTATTCCGCTTGCAGTATGGCGGCCGACGCGCTTGACAAAGCCAACAGTGAAATGATTAACATGACATATCGCAACACTCCATCCCTCGAGGGGGTAGCATGAAGATTCGCCTTAACGGTTTGGAACTATCGAAGGAAGCTACCGGTGACCTGCTGGTCGGTCAGGTGCTCGCCGAAGTTCAACAAGAGATTCATCTCGGCGGCAAAATTCTGTTAGCCGCAAGTATTGACGGAACGCCGGTTGAAAACGGCTTTCGCCGCAAACGCCAATTGGCAACGCCCGTGACCCGCGTCGCAACGCTGGACCTGATGGTGCAGGAATCTTCGGCAGTAACCGAACAAATCCTCAAGGATTCCCTGCAAATTCAACAACAAGTTGCGACCGAATTGCCGGAATTGGCAACCAGTTTTCGAATCGGCGACGAATGCAACGCCAATCAACGGCTGGCGGATACGCTGGATCGTGTGATGCTGTCGTTGAAGGGGGCCGCACTGGCCATGCAGAAGGGCAAAGAGCGTTCGACTTACTACGCCAGTTTCAATAAGGCCGGCACAGCCCTGATGCCCGTTCTTGATCGCGTGCTCGCGGCGCAGACGGCCGGTGACTATACCGCTCTGGCAGACGAGCTCGAATATCGCTTGCCTTCGGCTTTGCGCAACTGCCAGGACTGCATGGCCCAGATGGTAGCTAACCCGGTCAACTGCGGTGCGGAACGGACCCATGAAGCAAATTAAAGTTCTCCGTCGGGTATTCCGATAACCTGAGTGTAAGGAAAACGTATCAATCGGAGTACT
Proteins encoded:
- a CDS encoding DUF115 domain-containing protein; translated protein: MIGVGLGYLARELASRGMSIQCYEPFADLTLHLETAQLQSGDAGEVFSGLELLADATSGVGTGKRTIIAPYVLALQSYLPQPLRELIAEKHVLTQSRKKYAPIIKRNIDANLLLWHKLPKIQLSAHQSPKLGVAVGAGPTLTACVETLCAARSKLLLVAASGAVPALMSAGIEPDWIVVLESSDAAERDLDFVSPASRLVVFPWSHPAALECNRGLVFAADEDDLHTHSGTSGIAAADLALKLTNRELFLVGMELSDADGEYATGALRESANVARSAPKFMVMRHAAEEWALQNDMCSIMQVVPSGVAPVRGMEPVLAGDFSNALHSRISARIQASV
- a CDS encoding glycosyltransferase; this encodes MIRLTHTSMDMRLPQRTIVVPTPLYGGSLPIAYHAASAFEQLGNNVHVLPFDSAYSLYELFGGVGAMAPRLKGRLAELLADFACETAIALHADLVWYTAQSPVTIAALQRLREAGITTALWFVEDVRRFDYWRHIVADFDCVYTIQVGDAAEALRQHGARKVVYLPMAANPALHRPLTIADADRLRYGAPVSFVGAGYPNRVALFERLPIPDLKIWGNDWPTEWNSRLQENGRRVTSEETALIYNASKINLNLHSAVNDELLMRGDFVNPRTFEIAACGAFQLVNDQAPLADLFDDSEVAVVRSLQDLVSALERFSKDEGMRSAMAERARQRVLREHTYVQRMRAALEALFPNHGTVDRSPQKAARSTALYTMRDLKDAAWGDADMQEFLSQFADNERAALDTLVSKLPNGTRSMTRAEMIVLLMKEFRQWGVDKGVIVA
- a CDS encoding glycosyltransferase, translating into MLQEKAAQLAQQRSRCGAGERRWLRCYELAEQETNPAAEIALAQAASLLTGMDSEWYAASRDRIASWVSPNALANLTSELELDLVRVNKRLAAYAGSFRAAPAAQDLSARRTTSGKLRVGVDIRPLAIPSTRKRGIGRYVIATVSRLLRLGSMHDFVLLAEPGIAPDEELYREFASPNASFRAMGAGCDVDLDVFLLTDPSPMLAGRRTAALPIVRCPWISIIYDFIPLEFPDLYLRGSLQLVDEYLENIETVAARCERVFPISNYVGIQCTNYLDLPAERVTPIFGGVDNFFFDVAAADQSGQRSAPYFLYVGGADARKNVPRLIDAFAHATRQLPADTQLLFVGEMNDVKTRDTLNALGANFLADRVIGLGSRSDEELRALYANALATVFVSLSEGLGLPALEAMAAGCPVISSNTSALGETVGDVGLLVNPNSTEEISAAMLRMSCDMSLRESLSRRGVAHARGWTWDDVANKILAELPKHAVRLSARRRTSRKLRVAMINRANVWDAQGGDTRVMLQMQRAAQMSDIEVFFPETDEQTVAADIIHVVNMTLPRLMQHALTLAEQSGKPLVVTTLFEDWPRYLNASHEAFAVYHACRAGRLPREELQTVLSRIGRGAVAPQAAQHDVRGVARFLACSASEAARLAEAFPASADRIRVVPFEVEAPLAAEDKTLASLRGALGLEEYILCIGRLETRKNQLALQAALEHDDIAIVYAAGGYSPQPEYANTVKAWPRRGVTKTLDRMPWHLMSALIRGAAAHALPSFYELPGLVHLECAAAGVPIVAADWGALPDYLPAEAFHVCDPLDLDSIRVAVSDAMSNTPSPAIAESAAAFSSERLADRLQTVYDEVMNEFNNTGKRDQRAARALKSPFVPGGTYAAV
- a CDS encoding glycosyltransferase family 9 protein; the protein is MKRALVIAITRLGDLIQIEPMLRALKAAGRAEHITLLVERSFVDIASELPSADDLQVVDFAKILGTLNGSSGVLPVADYMALSHAIVREKHATLVNVTHTRPSMVLAALAGEDSIGVTLDRDGHQVVNNSWLQYFFATNLARPWCSFNLVDIYVNAITPQTKFADRKPQLLDSAPGQRAVRRDWQGLKVLLHAGASQSDKQWPEQSFVHLAKALLDRGASIALIGARRLESNHPFPTHARLQDLTGRTSVRDVIELCRQADVMVSADSGPVHIAAATRLPLVVIEGGSAHAFETAPYDLNALVLQPHLSDVTKRIPSKSVTSAPAEVVPVTAVLAALELRMFGEPIALPTREYTIYETREDRNVPGLMLAPVVGTHRAYESWQRRLRRFWSQAIGGEASLNASVEGEIARLFSDCAQQAQRVSRAASSVATLQARANALSAAERKLQERLLRQPALHHVAQFLQIARSSVQGDVARQADALAALYSACSMAADALDKANSEMINMTYRNTPSLEGVA
- a CDS encoding glycosyltransferase, whose product is MPLSENAYQYDVSIVIPVFNRRDLTERCLEAIARSSNHASYEVIVINNGSTDDTAQLLSSIEGDMTVITNKTNEGFAAACNRGARLATGRYLLLLNNDTEVSDDYLDNMLAAANAQDKCGAVGTKLLYANGRVQHAGIAFNQDGTPYHIFQNFAADHPAVTTSRMMQAVTAACMLVSREVYNQFGGFDSGYRNGFEDIDFCLRLTEQGYRNYYCADCEILHHEESSPGRKDNDRENLQRFNARWAATIIPDEERYLAEFNLRLVWGAQGGRYESLTGDQTGGNPDTPLDIASLLDRAQKKYLEGRHDDAATILHTIVERKMTFARDDEFETWQLLGNCMARLNRAAEAETAFIHAAEVNNESERPFLGLGSVALMQENWTAAQYGFLAALTRKPAAPRAEFGLGISLAARGRHNEALKHFQQVVAADARNSEAVFYLYRSALEVGQPDAAISALSSYLEQFPNDADFWFHLAGALWKNGSPDDAIEACERVLDLNPQHADAQSTLEYMESRVGATA